One window of the Podospora pseudocomata strain CBS 415.72m chromosome 7, whole genome shotgun sequence genome contains the following:
- a CDS encoding hypothetical protein (COG:S; EggNog:ENOG503NVJZ), protein MIQVQHPLSAYSVAPTPGLLDGAGDISMPLMVGCCTEHDRLRPEPYFSSAHGSIYYTPRHPLERRRRTESASFPTPLIQPRQRRPHSIHIISYPPGFIPPDLRPPKSSQTSTRKTTRKLSREQKKAQKEGEKERRRLEKERSEKKEKRRSFRSLPPGAEKVGKVLDRIKAVFSHPPNSTPTVTATPTSRAQSRPSSFISFARRLSRFEGSYVEDPVIDIPVSTGRPGGEEITVEEPIMATATAPNPLGGNAFQASNRTSMVSIRSAKSMMSSSVSEIQKPVASGSGLTCSILLAEPNVFLTGFEHDSHSRRQGQQQSSALLRGKLQLNVSKNVKIKSVTLKLVGKARTEWPEGIPPSKTDLFEEQTLRTQSLVFFHAMHEGMWETEYGSQCTFVPKTSSTHHNLMSSLYNNSNSSLHILGKSRNSSTLTAKERKRLSLQSVQSRSFGKGESPFANPVQAKGFKIFGPGTYEYAFELPIDHNQLETTKLQYGSVRWELETMVERAGAFKPNLHGSKEVSIVRLPDQMSLEMTEPISISRHWEDQLHYDIMISGKSFPIGAKIPIAFKLTPLAKVQVHKLKVFVTESIEYWTNDRHVTRKDSGRKILLLEKVAGKPLDKQYEASDIRVLSGGELDAEQRDEARMLAIRRRLQEAARAGGPPRPLPDPSNNLLGELDLGLESFWGSTEIEMNVQLPTCDMMARDKTLRLHPDCSWKNVNIVMRISRLDPDDPAGKRRRHFEISIDSPFTVLNCRATQANTSLPQYSGRDGPAEQRQQMSCGCSDAHPLDPNSSNAATPLAMIEEDAPSLNNSRLRIDSNINTNAGGLPSMPQAAHLQSAARAGGSVHRASSSLSRARGLPSPLDREPRPIHLLRHPSYNPPPFNADDPPPPLPAELMTPPPNYDIIVGTPSVDGMADYFARLAAYDLEQEGSRRNSDDTIGPIDVDPFSGARLTPRPPHGAGDDDSSDSNDDEVARAHRRGRVNVANPRTPGGRLVPSRSLEIERPTVRLDMTGVVRRGHYLTSTQTPHDTCICNTHSHTIFMFSWHGTNKIPPFFVIL, encoded by the exons ATGATTCAGGTGCAG CATCCTCTGTCCGCCTACAGCGTGGCCCCGACCCCGGGGCTCCTGGACGGAGCTGGGGACATCTCTATGCCCCTGATGGTCGGATGCT GTACTGAACACGATCGATTGCGTCCCGAGCCCTACTTCTCGTCCGCACACGGATCCATCTACTACACACCGAGACACCCACTTGAGCGCAGGCGCCGCACCGAGAGTGCTAGCTTCCCGACGCCGCTGATACAGCCTCGCCAGCGTCGACCTCACTCGATTCACATCATCTCGTATCCTCCTGGTTTTATCCCCCCGGATTTGCGGCCGCCAAAGTCGAGTCAGACGTCCACAAGGAAGACCACCAGGAAATTGAGCCgagagcagaagaaggctcagaaggagggcgagaaggaacggaggaggctggaaaaggagcggtcagaaaagaaagagaagcgGCGGTCTTTTCGATCACTGCCCCCTGGTGCTGAAAAGGTCGGGAAGGTGTTGGATAGGATAAAGGCAGTCTTCTCCCATCCGCCGAACTCTACGCCTACAGTTACAGCAACCCCTACGTCGAGGGCGCAGTCCCGCCCGTCGAGCTTTATAAGCTTCGCCCGGCGACTTTCCCGATTCGAAGGATCCTACGTCGAAGACCCCGTGATCGATATTCCAGTATCTACAGGCCGACCAGGTGGGGAGGAGATAACGGTCGAGGAACCCATCATGGCTACCGCCACTGCCCCGAATCCCCTCGGAGGGAACGCATTTCAAGCATCCAACAGGACCAGCATGGTGTCGATACGATCCGCCAAGAGCATGATGAGCTCATCGGTGTCCGAAATTCAGAAGCCTGTAGCATCAGGGAGCGGGCTGACCTGCTCGATATTATTAGCAGAGCCGAATGTCTTTCTCACGGGATTCGAACATGACAGTCACTCCAGGCGCCAAGGACAGCAGCAATCAAGCGCTCTGCTTCGTGGAAAGCTGCAGTTAAACGTGTCCAAGAATGTCAAGATCAAGTCGGTCACGCTGAAGCTGGTGGGCAAGGCCAGAACGGAGTGGCCCGAGGGAATTCCGCCGTCCAAAACGGACCTGTTCGAAGAGCAGACGCTCCGCACCCAGTCCCTTGTATTTTTCCATGCCATGCATGAAGGCATGTGGGAGACGGAGTATGGGAGCCAGTGCACATTTGTGCCAAAAACCAGCTCTACACATCACAATCTCATGTCCTCGCTCTACAACAACTCCAATTCGTCACTTCATATTCTCGGAAAGTCTAGAAACTCTTCTACGCTGACAGCCAAGGAAAGGAAACGCCTTTCCCTTCAGTCTGTGCAGTCCCGAAGTTTTGGAAAGGGCGAGTCGCCATTCGCGAATCCGGTCCAAGCAAAGGGGTTCAAGATTTTTGGCCCCGGCACATACGAGTACGCCTTTGAGTTGCCCATCGATCACAACCAACTCGAGACGACAAAGCTCCAATACGGCTCGGTCCGGTGGGAGCTGGAAACCATGGTGGAGCGTGCTGGAGCGTTCAAGCCGAACCTGCACGGTTCCAAAGAGGTGTCGATTGTCCGTCTCCCGGACCAGATGTCTCTCGAGATGACGGAGCCAATATCCATCAGCCGCCACTGGGAAGATCAGCTGCATTACGACATCATGATCTCGGGGAAGAGCTTTCCCATCGGCGCCAAAATCCCCATTGCATTCAAACTCACGCCCTTGGCCAAAGTTCAGGTCCACAAACTTAAAGTGTTCGTGACAGAAAGCATCGAGTACTGGACCAACGACCGCCATGTCACGCGTAAAGACTCGGGGAGGAAGATATTAttgctggagaaggtggCCGGCAAACCCCTGGACAAGCAATACGAGGCCAGCGACATCCGTGTTCTGAGCGGTGGCGAGCTGGATGCTGAACAACGGGACGAGGCGCGAATGCTGGCTATCCGAAGACGGCTACAAGAAGCTGCCAGGGCTGGCGGTCCTCCGCGGCCACTCCCTGATCCGAGCAACAATTTGTTGGGTGAACTAGACCTTGGTCTGGAGAGCTTCTGGGGAAGCACCGAGATCGAGATGAACGTGCAGCTACCAACATGCGACATGATGGCGCGCGACAAAACGCTTCGCTTGCATCCCGATTGCAGCTGGAAGAATGTTAAT ATCGTCATGCGCATCTCTCGCTTGGACCCGGATGATCCCGCAGGAAAGCGTCGGCGGCATTTCGAGATCAGCATTGATAGCCCCTTTACTGTCTTGAACTGCCGTGCAACCCAAGCCAACACGTCTCTCCCGCAGTACAGCGGGCGGGACGGCCCTGCCGAGCAACGACAGCAGATGTCGTGCGGTTGTTCGGACGCGCATCCTTTGGATCCCAACTCATCCAACGCGGCTACGCCACTCGCCATGATCGAAGAGGATGCCCCGAGCCTGAACAACAGCCGACTGCGGATTGactccaacatcaacaccaacgccgGCGGTCTGCCCAGCATGCCCCAGGCTGCCCACCTACAGTCTGCCGCTCGAGCTGGCGGATCAGTGCACAGGGCCAGCAGTTCGCTGAGCCGTGCTCGGGGTCTTCCAAGTCCGCTGGACCGTGAGCCACGGCCCATTCACCTGCTGAGACACCCCTCATACAATCCGCCTCCCTTCAACGCAGATGatccgccgccaccgctgcCGGCGGAGCTCATGACGCCACCTCCCAACTACGACATTATCGTGGGAACTCCGAGCGTGGACGGCATGGCCGACTACTTTGCACGTCTGGCTGCGTACGACCTGGAACAAGAGGGCTCGAGACGGAACAGCGATGATACGATCGGACCCATCGATGTCGACCCATTTTCGGGCGCGCGGCTGACACCTAGGCCGCCGCATGGAGCCGGCGATGACGACTCTTCTGACAGCAACGACGATGAGGTCGCCCGGGCCCACCGCCGCGGACGAGTCAATGTGGCCAATCCGAGAACACCGGGCGGTCGTTTGGTTCCAAGTCGGAGTCTGGAAATCGAGCGTCCCACCGTGAGGCTCGACatgacgggggtggtgaggcggGGGCA CTACCTAACCTCCACACAAACCCCACACGACACATGTATATGCAACACACATTCACACACCATCTTTATGTTTTCATGGCATGGCACAAACAAaataccccctttttttgttaTTCTTTGA
- a CDS encoding hypothetical protein (COG:D; EggNog:ENOG503NX2Z), whose protein sequence is MGTTYEMPHLASSKNHIHHHSTHAPPPMPQHDRYRSALNERPPPNEQIYNSTSRCSAPVYQQPQVQQAPRPNLPSSSAAPVAALPSSTVAPNQRRGANRHSSRPSSPPLDMSLVFHSMEIPECISPRGGNLGDLMAEVAALFWFESPQTFETAEKIRTLSPNAAIARLSANAVATSDFKKWVMNIVDATKITQNVALLALLYIYRLKMANPSVKGRPGSEFRLLTVALMLGNKFLDDNTYTNKTWAEVSGIGVNEIHVMEVEFLSNMRYSLLVSAEQWRAWLDKLANVYEYLEIAKRSPSPSPSPLLMPSPSHRAFASPIPSPMSTAAMQSTPAGPFSGGNIQNSNNHGPVGWPHPYSSNSAVSPLALKPEQHLLRKRSFTEDDPTEPPAKRLGRAAPEQPQSIHLPAHHLPSQAPPLQGLHVASHPPIGSQRPIHSATGQSRPLPSMSSDQGRVAVPSLALNTGHAGPLVTTQSFTSSAAYAPPHASPLSLPPLVPGVRAMATVYPNATTYAPQQSVLVTSGPSVSSAPQSVTTPTTSFPPMSYGTPTKRPSPQHHLASSANMAGSSPLSVDPYGHHSGTPMGNAGATSGLHTPISHSPSVYLQQRDSPYKPVRQVNTLLIPPASAFLHQYHFQNAVTPNQMHYQPLGRRNEYRTGIVPEYTMDRQHSYPSSQQVLPDPAPHRPPHVPPVGRPDSFRSHY, encoded by the exons ATGGGGACCACCTACGAGATGCCTCACTTGGCATCCTCCAAaaaccacatccaccaccattctACCCAcgccccaccaccaatgcCCCAGCATGATCGCTACCGATCCGCCCTGAACGAGCGACCACCGCCGAACGAGCAAATATACAATTCCACCTCACGATGTTCTGCACCTGTCTATCAGCAGCCCCAGGTCCAACAAGCTCCGAGACCAAatctgccctcctcctctgctgctcccgtCGCGGCCTTGCCGAGCTCAACGGTTGCCCCTAACCAACGACGAGGGGCAAACCGGCACTCTTCCCgaccatcatcgccgccattGGACATGAGCCTGGTGTTTCACAGCATGGAAATTCCAGAATGCATCAGCCCGAGGGGTGGGAATCTGGGAGACTTGATGGCCGAGGTCGCGGCTCTCTTTTGGTTCGAGTCTCCGCAGACGTTTGAGACGGCTGAAAAAATACGGACCTTGTCACCAAACGCCGCCATTGCTCGATTGTCGGCCAACGCTGTGGCGACATCCGACTTCAAGAAATGGGTAATGAATATCGTGGACGCTACAAAGATCACCCAAAATGTGGCGCTGCTTGCGCTTCTCTACATCTATAGGCTCAAAATGGCCAACCCCAGCGTGAAGGGTCGACCGGGCAGCGAGTTCCGCTTGTTGACCGTCGCCCTGATGCTTGGGAACAAGTTTCTGGATGACAACACCTATACCAACAAGACATGGGCAGAGGTGTCGGGCATTGGGGTGAACGAGATTCACGTGATGGAGGTTGAGTTCTTGAGCAACATGAGATATAGTTTGCTGGTTTCTGCCGAGCAGTGGCGCGCATGGCTGGACAAGCTCGCCAACGTGTACGAGTACCTGGAAATCGCCAAACGATCACCCTCACCTTCGCCATCGCCGCTGTTGATGCCGTCGCCGAGCCATCGCGCTTTTGCCTCACCAATTCCATCTCCGATGAGCACCGCCGCGATGCAGTCGACCCCAGCCGGGCCCTTTTCTGGCGGAAACATACAGAACAGCAACAATCATGGGCCAGTGGGCTGGCCACACCCCTATTCATCCAACAGTGCCGTTTCGCCCCTTGCCTTGAAGCCAGAACAGCACCTTTTGAGGAAGCGCAGTTTTACCGAAGATGACCCGACCGAGCCCCCTGCGAAGCGTCTTGGCCGTGCTGCCCCTGAACAACCCCAATCCATCCACCTgccagcccaccacctcccatcgCAGGCACCACCGCTCCAAGGTCTACACGTTGCCTCGCACCCTCCTATCGGCTCTCAGCGACCCATCCACTCTGCTACCGGCCAGAGTCGACCACTTCCATCCATGAGCTCAGATCAAGGGCGTGTTGCCGTGCCCAGTTTGGCACTGAACACAGGCCATGCTGGTCCCCTGGTGACAACCCAATCGTTCACATCCTCGGCGGCATACGCACCGCCACAC GCTTCACCACTGTCACTGCCGCCGCTTGTGCCGGGTGTGCGTGCCATGGCCACCGTGTACCCCAATGCCACCACTTATGCGCCCCAGCAGTCTGTGCTGGTTACATCCGGGCCCAGTGTGAGCTCGGCGCCACAGTCGGTGACCACTCCGACAACAAGCTTCCCGCCCATGTCCTATGGCACGCCAACAAAGCGTCCAtctccccagcaccacctgGCTTCCAGCGCCAACATGGCCGGGTCTTCGCCACTCTCCGTCGACCCCTATGGTCATCATTCTGGGACACCCATGGGGAACGCTGGGGCCACCAGCGGACTGCACACGCCCATCTCACACTCGCCATCGGTTTATTTGCAGCAACGCGATAGTCCCTACAAGCCCGTGAGACAAGTCAACACGCTGCTCATCCCGCCCGCGTCtgccttcctccaccagTACCATTTCCAGAACGCTGTTACGCCAAACCAGATGCACTATCAGCCGCTTGGAAGGAGGAACGAATACCGGACAGGCATTGTGCCAGAGTACACCATGGACAGACAGCACTCTTACCCTTCTTCGCAACAGGTGCTTCCCGATCCCGCACCGCATCGACCCCCTCACGTGCCGCCTGTCGGGCGCCCGGATTCATTCCGTTCGCACTATTGA